GGAAGAAGCACAGCTGGCCGATCTTCATGCCCGGCCACAGCTTGATGGGCAACGTGGCAACGTTGGAGAGCTCCAAGGTCACGTGACCCGAGAAACCGGGATCGATGAAGCCAGCCGTGGAGTGCGTCAGGAGCCCAAGCCGCCCCAGGGATGACTTCCCCTCGAGGCGCGCAGCAATGTCGTCGGCCAAGCTGACAGTTTCGTAGGTGGAACCGAGCACGAACTCCCCAGGGTGAAGAATGAATGGCTCGTCGCCCTCCACTTCCACCAACCGGGTCAGCTCAGGCTGTTCCTCGGCGGGGTCGATGTGGGCGTATTTATGGTTGTCGAAGAGCCGGAAGAACCGGTCAATCCGCACGTCCACGGAAGACGGCTGAACCATCGCGGGGTCGTACGGTTCAAGAACAATCCGTTGGGAGTCTATTTCGGCACGAATATCGCGGTCAGAGATCAGCACAGCATCAAAAATACCCCATGCATTGTCCACGCCGCCCCATGGGACTATAGTTCCCGGACATGTACAACCGCGCCCGTACTTGGGGGCAACGAGCATTCGCGGGGTAATTGTGAGAAAACTGGCTGCGCCTGCCGCCATTGTGCTGGCCTGCACCCTGGCTCTTGGGGTGGTTGCTTCCAGCCAGATTTTTCCCTCAACGCAGACCTACCCCGGCCCCACGTCCACCCCTTCGGCAGAGGTCCCGTCAGGACTGACGGGACCGAAGGAAAGCACGACGGCGGAGCCCGCACCTTCCGCGCCCCTCCCGGCAGCCGGCAACGTATCCCAGCCGTCCACGGCGCCCGCCCCGGACGCCGGGACTTCGACGCCGACACCAAGCATCACGACGGGAGCCGACTCAAACGGTGGTCCCGTCGCCGTGGATCCCGTCTTTGAAACTCCGCCGCCGTTGCCCAGCATCGGGCCCTCGTGGGGTCCGGACAACCCCTCGGACCCTGGTGTCTCCGGACCGCCGGCAACTGAACCGGCGCCACCAGTGACCGCCGGCACCGTCCCCAGTGAGGCACCGCCGACGGCCCCGGCCGCAGGACCGAACCCCGCGGACTCCTTACCCACCGAACCAGCCTCACCCACCGAACCAGCCTCACCCACCGAACCGACGGAACCGACGGGCTCTCCGAGCCCGTCGCCCACTGACACCGCCTCTCCACCCCCGGCGACCGAACCCCCGGCGACCGAACCTCCGGCAACCGAACCCCCAGCAGTCGACACCGCACCATCTGGATCAACTCCGCCTCCGCCCCCTGCAGTAACCCAAAACCCGGCACCCTCACCCACCGCCCCCGCGCCGTTCCCGGGAAAGGCCCCCAGCGGCGACATTAATCCTGACAACGGCGCCCTGGCCCTCCTCCCTGACAGCAACACGGCAGCGATCCTGACGGTTTTCAACGCGATCAACAGTTACCGCGCATCGCTCGGCCTGGCCCCCGTGAAGTACCACGCAACTGTGGCCAGCCTGGCCCAGGATTGGTCCAACAACATCGCAACGCGTGAGGTGATCCAGCACCGCGCCAATTTTTGGACGGATCCTCGAGCGCTGAACCCCAACAACGGCGCGGGTGAGGTGATCGCTGTCCGCTGGGACCGGGACGCGGCGCAGCTTGTGGAGTGGTGGAAGGGATCGCCGGGGCACGATGCTCTTCTCCGTGATCCTCGGTTCAATGTCATGGGCATCGGCATCACGTACACGGATGGAAACTGGCAGACCACCCCGAATCGATTCACGCTCTGGGGTGTGGTGAATTTCTTCGGCTACACCACCTTGCCGGCAGGGACCACCACCAGCCCGGGCGGCACCGTCCCGCCACCAACGGATCCTGTAGGTGTCTGCGAACCTGGCAGCAAGCACCAACCACCCACCCTTAACCTCAGCGCGGCATCGATCAGCAGCGCTGCAGACCTGGTATCAATCGCCGGCGACGGTTCCGTGGTGGCCTACCCTTCGTGGGGTGGCGGCCGGTACGGCGGTGGCAAGAGAATCGGACTCGGGTTCACCGGGCTGAAGGACCTCTTCATTACGGACTGGGACCGCGACGGTGTGTTTGACCTGATCGCCCAAAGACTCGACGGCGCCCTCTTGGTGTATCCCGGTCTTCAAGCAGGAGGTTTCAAGGATCCCGTTGCACTTGGGCAGGGCTGGGGGACGCTAAATATTGCCGTGGGCACGTGGTGCGCCAACAACCGGCTTCCCCAGATCGTAGCCATGGACTCGGGCGGCAACCTGTACCTCTACAAGAACGCGGGCCTGGCCTATATTCGTGCGCAGGCGGCGATTGGAACGGGTTTCCCGGCCATCAGACTGAACATGGTGGATTACAACGCCGACGGATTCCAGGATTTGCTCACCACTGAGGCCAACGGCACCCTCCGCTTGTATCGGGGCAGCGGACTGGGCACGCCCAAGCAGGAATCGCGTCCGGTAGTGGGTGCTGAATGGACGGATTACATCGGGCTGCGAACGCTGCGAGGTGTGACCGGTCCCGACTCGACGGGTGTTGCCGGGCTGAACCGCAACGGTGTTGTTGAGTATTGGGATCTCAATACCGGACGCCTCACAACTCCGGTGACTATAGGCATCGGTTGGGGCGGGCTGAAGTTCGCCCAGTAGAAGCTGCGCCTCAACGCCTAACCCGGGCGTCGGCGTCGTACGTCAACAGCGGCGACTACCCCTCAGGGTGGGCTTCGATGGCAATCTTGAGCTGTTCCAGCTGCGCCACTTCGCCCTCTAACGCTTTCTGGATCACGCCGTTCATGAGCTTACGCAGGCCCTTGGGGTGGTATTCAAGGGCGAACCGGAGCCGGGTGGTGTTGCCTTCGGTGCTGAGGTAGAAACCGCCGGTGGACCGTGCTGGCCCAGTCACCACGGAATAGCGGACTTCGGCTCCTGGGCGGGCGTCGGTGATCCTGAAGTCGGCGGCGACGGGGCGGCCGCCGGGGCCGGTTATCGTCTGCTGGTACAGGGCACCTTTTTGGCCGCGAACGCCGGACCGAAGCGCGATGCTGCGCACTCCGGAACGCCAGAGGGAGTTGTTCATCCCGTCCATGAGGAATCCGTAGACGGTCATGGCGTCCCTATTGATCACCACTTCATGGGCTGCGAATGCCACGGAACCTCTTTCGGCGTACGGTCGAATATTCGTAGCCCGGTTCCCCATACGCTGCAGCTAACACCTTCAGAATAGTCAGGGGCGGGGCGCCCACGACACAAGACTGCCGAGCCTTGACCGAATGGTTATCTGCCGATTATTGCGGGTAACTGCTGACAGGCGACCGCGGGCCGGGTAGAGTGCCTGCGGCTGGTTACAAAAAAATTGGGGGCGTTATGCGAGGGAAAAATCATTCGGGTTCCGTGGGGAACGCACGACGACGACTGGCAGCTTGCGCTGCGATCTTCAGCCTGGCGGTAGCTGGCGGGGTCATGGCTGGGGCGCCTGCCACGGCAGCGCCGGTCCCTGGCACGGCAGCACAGGCCGCCGTCGTTCAAGCAGCGGTGCCAACCGCAGCGAATCCGCTGCCGAGCGTCGATCCTGTGGGAAACCCCGCGAGCTACTCTGTTTTGGTCAATAAATCCAGGCCCCTGAATCCTGTGAGCTACGCTCCGGGCGACCTTGTTAATGCCCGCGGCTCCGGGCAGTACCTGCGCGCCGAAGCTGCGGCATGGCTCAACGGTTTGTTCCAAGGTGCGGCCGATGCCGGCACGGGCGGGCTTGCAGTGGTGAGCGGCTACCGTTCCTACGCGCAGCAGCAGCAGGTTTACTCCTACTACGTCAGCATCTACGGCCAGGCCCAGGCGGATCTCATTTCGGCACGCCCAGGACACAGCGAGCATCAGACCGGATTGGCTGTGGATGTGGGGAACGCCAACGGTTCGTGCGGGCTTAGTACGTGTTTCGGTGACACGGCCGCCGGCATCTGGGTGGCCGCGAATGCCCACAAGTACGGCTTCATAGTCCGCTATCCCAACGGTTATACGAACATCACGGGCTACAGCTATGAGCCGTGGCACCTGCGTTACGTCGGCGTGGATCTGGCCACCGATATGAAACGCCGGGGCTTTCCCACCATGGAACAGTACTTTGCGGGCAATCCCACCGCTTATGCGAGCATCACCTCCGGAGCGGACTTGGTGGCCGCAGACTCTTCCGGCCGGCTCCTTCGCTACCCTGCGCACGGTGGCGGCGGCTACGGCGTTCCCACGGTGATCGGCTCCAACTGGCATGGCTTGAAGCAGGCCTTCGTAGTGGACTGGGATTCTGATGGCGTGTACGACATTCTGGCTCAATGGGACAACGGCACTCTGGGCTTGTTTACGGGCTGGCCTGGCGGTGCTTTCTCCACTCAGATCGTGGTGGGAACCGGTGACTGGGACAAGATGAACATCACCGTGGGCAAATGGTCCGCCGCGGAACGCTTCCCAGGGGTCGTTGGCTATTTCCCGGATGGCGGGCTGCGCTACTACCCCAATACCATGGGCAGGGCGTTGATCTACCGCGTGGACATTGGAAGCGGCTGGGCTGGAATGGGCCTGACCATGGCCGACTGGAATGCCGACGGCGCCAACGACATCCTGGCCACCACAACCTCCGGGCACCTGCTCAGCTACCCCGGCAACGGCAGTGGCGGCTTCGCGGGACTGCCCACCACCATTGGTTCCGGCTGGGGCACCATGAAGGCGCTGGTTCCGAGCTTTGGTTTGTCGGGCCCGGGAACGCGCAGCATCACTGCCCATACCGTGGACGGCTATCTTGTGGACTACGCCCTGGGTGCGGGGGTCTGGGGTGCCCAGCGCCAGGTGGGCAACGGCTGGAATGGCATGAAGCTGTTCAAATAGGGCCGGGGTGGGCCGCGGTGACGGCCCGCAGCGGTCTACGGTGCGCCGGTCATGAGGAGTCCCGCAACTGCGCTAAGCTAGGACTCGCTCAGGGGATTTTTCCCGGGCAACGCGGGCGTAGCTCAATGGTAGAGCGCTAGCTTCCCAAGCTCGATACGCGGGTTCGATTCCCGTCGCCCGCTCCAAGAAAACCCCGGATCCAACGATCCGGGGTTTCTTTTGTCTCCAGGCTGCCGCCCAGCCCTCGTGACTCCGGCCACAACCCGGTCCGGGGAAGGTGTATCGTCAGGAGTCAGGAGCCATCGCGGCTCCGCTCTAAGGGAGCCATCATGGGCGACAAATCACCGCGCCAAACCGCATCAAAGAAATCCAGTAAATCCATCAAGGAAAAACGTGCGGATAAGCGGGCTTCCGAGTCTTCCGCCACCGAGGCCGCGAAGCCTTCCACCGGCAACAAGAAGTGACCGCGCCAACCGGCCAGCTCAGCATAGGCGTCCTGGCTTCCTCGCTGAAGCCCAATGAGCGCCGTCTACCGATCCACCCGCAGCATTTGGAGCGGATTGCCCCTGAAGTTCGCGGGCAACTTCGCTTCGAGCATGGCTACGGCGAGCGGTTCGGCGTTCCGGACAGCAAACTTGAGTCTTTGGTAGGCGGGCTCGGAACGCGTGAGGAATTGATTGCCAACAGCGACGTCATCCTCCTCCCTAAGCCGCAGGCCCAGGATCTGGCTGAACTCCGTGACGGTCAAACGTTGTGGGGCTGGCCGCACTGCGTGCAGGACCGGGCGATCACCCAGTTGGCAATCGACAAGAAGCTCACGCTCATTGCTTTTGAAGCGATGAACCACTGGGCGGGCGATGGTGGCTTCGGCCTCCACGTCTTCCACAAGAACAATGAGCTCGCCGGGTACTGCTCCGTGCTGCACGCCCTGGCCCTGACGGGTTCCACCGGCGACTACGGCCGCCGGCTCAGCGCCGTCGTCATTGGCTTCGGTGCCACCGCCCGCGGTGCTGTCACGGCGCTCAATGCCCATGGCATCCACGACGTCCAGGTCCTGACAAACCGTGGCGTCGCCGCCGTCGGGTCTCCGATCCACTCAGTGCGGATCGTGCAGTTCGACCATGACAGCAAGGCGCCTTTCCTGAGCGAAGTCATCACGGACAAGGGCCGCAAACCCCTTGCGCCGTTCCTTGCAGCGGCGGACATCGTGGTGAACTGCACCCTGCAGGACCCCAATGCGCCGCTGACATATCTGCGCACGGAGGACCTGGCCGAATTCCAGCCGGACAGCCTCATCGTGGATGTTTCGTGCGACGAAGGCATGGGCTTCAGCTGGGCACGGACCACCACGTTCGACGAGCCCATGTTCCGCGTTGGTGGGCACGTCAATTACTACGCAGTGGACCACAGCCCGTCCTACCTGTGGAACTCGGCCAGCTGGGAAATCAGCGAGGCCCTGCTGCCCTTCCTGGACACCGTGGTGGCGGGACCGGAGGGATGGGATGCCAACGACACCATCTCCCGGGCCATCGAGATCCGCGACGGCGTGATCCGGAACCCGGACGTCCTGGAGTTCCAGGGACGCTCAGCGGAGTATCCGCACATACCTGCGGCCTAGCGCCACGCCACATGAAGCGCCCCGGTTCGGCTGGGGCGCTTCACCTGTTTTATACGGTCTGCGGCTCCCGCACGATCCGCAGCACCCGACGCCGATCACGCAGGTCCACCTTGATGTGCAGGGATGACTTCCGGGCCAGTACGACGGCGACTACCGCAGCTGCGATGGCCGGCACCCCACCGGAGATCAGGACGGCCAGGTGCGGACCGAGGTGCTCGGCGAGCCAGCCCATCATGGGACCGCCGATTGCCTGGCCGCCGATCAGCACCACCAGGTACAGGCTCATGACGCGGCCGCGGATGCTCATGTTGGAGCTGGTCTGCACCATTTGGTTGGCTGCAGTGAGGAACATCAGGCACCAGAATCCGGCCAGGACCATAGTGACGCTGAACCACACCATGGTTGGCATCAGTGAGGACACGCAGAGCATCAAACCGTACAACCCGGCGGAGGTCACCACCGAGCGCAACCGCAACTGACGACGCCGGGTGGACGCCACCGCTCCCGCGAGTGCACCGAGCGCAACCATAGCGTTCAGCAGGCCGTAGCCTCCGGCACCGGCGTCGTACACGTGGTCCGCGAAGGCGGCCAGCAGTACCGGCAGGCTCATGGCGAAAACTGCCACGAAGCCGGCCATCAACCATGGCCAGTAGATGGTTGGCTTGCTCAGCGCGTAGTTGAGGCCTTCGCGCAGCATGCCCTTCTTGCGCGGCGTCGGTTGGCTGAGGTGCAGCTGGTCCTTGCGGAGGATCAGCAGCATGGCCACCGTGGAGCAGCATGCCACGGCGTTGGCGGCGAAGGCCCAGCCGGCACCAACTGCTGTGAGCAGCACACCGGCCAGGGCGGGACCGATCAGCCCGCCGAGCTGGAAGGTCGTGGAGTTCACACTGATGGCGTTGCGCAGGTACTTGGGTCCGACGAGCTCGTTGACGAACACCTGCCTGGCTGGCTGGTCCAGAACAGTCACGAAGCCCAAGGCAAGGGCGATCACGTAGACGTGCCATACTTCGACGCGGCCACTCAGGGACAGCACCGCGAGGAGGGAGGCCAGTACTGCGGCCGCCGATTGGCAGATGATGAGGATCTTGCGCTTGGCAAAACGGTCGGCAATCATGCCACCCCATGGGCCAAGGAAAAGTGACGGCATGAACTGCAACGCCACCGTAATTCCGACCGCGGTGACGGACCCGGAGAGTTGAAGCACCATCCAGTCCTGGGCAATGCGCTGCATCCAGATGGCGATCACGGCTATAAAGTGGCCAATCGCGAAGATCCTGAAGTTGGGGACCTTCAGGGAGATGAAAGTATGCCGCCAGGGCAGCTTTTCACTCACGACGGCGAGCGGCTGGGTGACGGTGTCCGGCGGCTGAGGCGCGGAGAGGGAATCGATGACGGGCTGGCTGACGTTTGCCGCTGAAGGCGGTGGGGGTGCCAAAAGTAGTCCTCGGATCGAGAGTTTCGGTGGGATACGTTTAACGCTATGGTTGCCAGCAGCAATTATGGAAGCGTATTGCGCCTATAACTAGCATTGCGGAATGCAATGAGCCCTCTCCAATGGCGCAGTACTCCGGCCCGGCGCTGACCTGCGCTTGAGGAGTTACGTGTTCGAACCTGTCCAGCTCCGTTCCTTTTTGGCCGTCGCAGAGACGCTGAGTTTCACCAAGGCTGCAGAACGCCTGGGACTCGCGCAACCAACCGTCAGCCAGCACGTCCGCAAGCTCGAGGCCTCCGCCAAACGGGTGTTGGTTGCCCGCGATACGCGCGAGGTCCGGCTCACTGATAACGGCGACGCCATGGCCGGATTTGCCCGTAGCATCCTTGCTGCCCACGACTCCGCAGCCCGCTACTTCTCCGGTTCAGCCATGCGCGGGCGGCTCCGCTTTGGCACCGCCGACGACCTCGCCATCACCGGCCTTCCCCGGATCCTTCGCGAGTTCCGGCAGCTGTACCCGCAAATCAACCTGGAGCTCACCGTCAGTCAAAGCGACCAGCTCTACAAGCGGCTCAATGCCGGGCAACTGGACCTGGTGTTCGTGAAATGGGTGGCCGGAGCCAAGGAAGGCACGGTGGTCCGGCACGACAACTTTGCGTGGGTGGGCGTCGAGCAAACCATCCTTGAGCCCGGAGCGCCGGTCCCTCTCATCGCCTACCCGGCGCCAAGCCTCAGCCGGAAGCTGGCTATTGATGCACTGGAAGCCGAGGGCCGGACCTGGCGGATCACGTGCAGCACCAAGCAGATCAGCGGAGTGTTGGCTGCGGTACGCGCGGGCATTGGAGTTGCGGTCATGCCCGCCTCGCTGGTGCCCGAGGACCTGAAAGTGATCACCCAGCGGTTCGGCCTCCCGCCAGTGGGGGACGTCGACTTCACCCTGATCCGGAACCCGCTGGCCAACGCCGAAGTGATCGATGCCCTCACCCAGGCGATCATGGGCCGGACGCTGAGCAAGTCGAACTAGTGGAGCGGATGGCTTGGCCGGGCTGGGTTCCACCTGCGCACCCCTTAACGCCGAATGCACCCATAACCGCTGCTGCGCACGGCGGAAACGGGTGCGACGCCGGCGTTCAAGGGGTGCACGGGGCGTAAACGGGTGCACGGGGCGGAAACGGGCGCGCACGGCGGGACGGGGTGCGCCGCCGGCGCTCAAGGGGTGCGCACGACGGAAACTGGTGCGGATGTGTTCGACATGCGATACGCCATTACTGGGTAAGCGCATTCCCGGTATCCTAAGACGATGATCGACCTCACCACGCTGGCTGACCTCACGCCTGGCATTTGTTCCGTCACCCTCCGCGCACACGGAATCGACGAGGTGGTCCGAATTTCCTCGAATGCGGGCCTGGCCGGCATCGAGTGGGGTACTGACGTCCATGTCAGTGACGCAGAATCAGCCGCGCACGCGAAGGACGCCACGGCGGCTGCCGGACTGACAGTCCTATCGCTCGGCTCGTACTACCGCTGCGGGGCCTTTGGAGACTTCGGCCGGGCACTGGACCTCGCCGCCTCCTTAGGCGCGCCAAGGATCCGCGTCTGGGCAGGGGAACTCGGTTCCGCGAACGCCAGCCAAGAACACTGGGACGGAGTTGTGAAGGACACCCGGCGCATTGCCGATCTTGCCGCGGCGCGCGGAGTCGCCATCGCTTTCGAGTACCACGGCAACACTCTCACCGACTCCCCCGCCACCACCCTCGACCTACTGGACCGGGTCAACCACGCCAACGTCGGCACCTACTGGCAGCCCGCCGTCGGGCTTTCAGACAAGCAGGCCCTTGAGTCCCTCCACGAAGTCTTGCCGCATCTGGTGGGCGTGCACTGTTTCTCGTGGGGCCCCGAAGCTGAGCGTTTCCCGCTTCGGAATCGGAAGTTGCTGTGGCAGACCGTCACCGATGTCCTCCGGGGCAACGGCAAGGACATGGACATCATGCTGGAATTCGTGGAGGACGACCTCCCGGACAACGTGCTCAACGACGCCGCGTTCCTGCACACCATCACTCTGGGTGAGGACTAGCCCGGAGACCGCTACGCAGTCCAACCCATCCGGCGAAGCCACGCGGCGCAGAGCCCGGTCCATTGCTCGGCACCCGGCGTTCCGGCTGCCAGGCCGATGCCGTGGATACCGTTGGGAAAAACGTGCAGCTCCGTGGCAACTCCGGCTCGGCTGAGCGCTCCTGCGTAGGCCAGGCTGTGGCTGACGGGAACGGATTCGTCGTCTGCCGTGTGCCAGAGGAACGCCGGCGGTGTTGCCGGGGTGACGTGCAGCTCGGCGGAGAGCTGCCGCAGGATTTCAGGCCCCGCCCCCTCGCCGGCCAGGTTGTCCACGGATCCCTGATGCACCGAATCCACGAAGGAAATGACCGGATAGCAGAGGATGCTGAGGTCCGGAACCGACTCGCGGATGTCCAGCGCAGGATCGCCCGCGGGCACCTGCACAGACAATGCGGCCGCAAGATGCCCACCCGCCGAGAACCCGAGGACACCCACACGCGAGGGATCAACCTTCAGCCCATGCCCTCCGTTGCGGATCCAGATCATGGCTTGCCTGGCGGCGGCTAACGGCACCGGGTGCCGATGCGGTGCCACTGGATACCGCAGCACGAACGCGTGGATCCCCAGCGAAGCGAGCCACTCTGCCACAGGTTCGGCTTCATGGTCTGCCGTTTTCGCGTAGCCTCCGCCGGGCAGAACCAGGACTGCGGGCGCCGCCAGACCGGAAGGCCCGACGGCGGGAATCACCGTGAGCGCTCGGGGCGCCTGGGCCTCCGCTGCGGTCATACCTGCGATTCCACCGGGGTTTCGGTGCTGCGGCGGAGCTTGACCGCCCCGCTGACAGGCGGAGTGTCAGGATCTCCTGCGGCGAGGCGTCCAATGTCCTCGAGCGGTAAATGCACCGTTGAAAGAGCGGGCCGGAAGTCGCGGAGGGTTTCGATGTCGTCAAAGCCGGCGATGGTGGCATCACGGGGAATCCACACCCCTTCGGGCCGTAGGGCCGCAGTGACTCCGATAGCCATGACGTCGTTCACGGCGAAGATGCAGAGCCGTTCTTGGGACGCCTTGATCCGGTCCGCGAGCGCCAGGCCGGCTTCATATCCCCCGGCGCGGTTGAATCCGGTGCGGATGATTTCCGCTGTGGGCCTGCCGGCGTCTTCGAGTCCTCGCTGGAATCCGCGGACCCTGTCGTCGGAGGTGTAGAGCCCTTCGGGGCCGGCAACGATCAGGAATTCGCCGTCGTGGGTAGCGGCCAGTTCGGCGGCCAGGCCGGCGGCGAGCTCTTCATTGGGGACCTTGACCACGTGGTAGCCCTCGGTGGTGGACGCTCCAACTACGGGGTGACCCACCACTCCCACGTGCCCGCCGTTGCGGCAGTAGCGGTCCAGTTCGGCAGCGAGTTCACTGTTTCCTTGCTTGTCCTCGG
The sequence above is a segment of the Arthrobacter sp. StoSoilB22 genome. Coding sequences within it:
- the dcd gene encoding dCTP deaminase, which gives rise to MLISDRDIRAEIDSQRIVLEPYDPAMVQPSSVDVRIDRFFRLFDNHKYAHIDPAEEQPELTRLVEVEGDEPFILHPGEFVLGSTYETVSLADDIAARLEGKSSLGRLGLLTHSTAGFIDPGFSGHVTLELSNVATLPIKLWPGMKIGQLCFFRLTSSAEHPYGSGEYGNRYQGQRGPTASRSHQNFHRTSI
- a CDS encoding CAP domain-containing protein → MKYHATVASLAQDWSNNIATREVIQHRANFWTDPRALNPNNGAGEVIAVRWDRDAAQLVEWWKGSPGHDALLRDPRFNVMGIGITYTDGNWQTTPNRFTLWGVVNFFGYTTLPAGTTTSPGGTVPPPTDPVGVCEPGSKHQPPTLNLSAASISSAADLVSIAGDGSVVAYPSWGGGRYGGGKRIGLGFTGLKDLFITDWDRDGVFDLIAQRLDGALLVYPGLQAGGFKDPVALGQGWGTLNIAVGTWCANNRLPQIVAMDSGGNLYLYKNAGLAYIRAQAAIGTGFPAIRLNMVDYNADGFQDLLTTEANGTLRLYRGSGLGTPKQESRPVVGAEWTDYIGLRTLRGVTGPDSTGVAGLNRNGVVEYWDLNTGRLTTPVTIGIGWGGLKFAQ
- a CDS encoding SRPBCC family protein; its protein translation is MAFAAHEVVINRDAMTVYGFLMDGMNNSLWRSGVRSIALRSGVRGQKGALYQQTITGPGGRPVAADFRITDARPGAEVRYSVVTGPARSTGGFYLSTEGNTTRLRFALEYHPKGLRKLMNGVIQKALEGEVAQLEQLKIAIEAHPEG
- a CDS encoding M15 family metallopeptidase, which codes for MGNARRRLAACAAIFSLAVAGGVMAGAPATAAPVPGTAAQAAVVQAAVPTAANPLPSVDPVGNPASYSVLVNKSRPLNPVSYAPGDLVNARGSGQYLRAEAAAWLNGLFQGAADAGTGGLAVVSGYRSYAQQQQVYSYYVSIYGQAQADLISARPGHSEHQTGLAVDVGNANGSCGLSTCFGDTAAGIWVAANAHKYGFIVRYPNGYTNITGYSYEPWHLRYVGVDLATDMKRRGFPTMEQYFAGNPTAYASITSGADLVAADSSGRLLRYPAHGGGGYGVPTVIGSNWHGLKQAFVVDWDSDGVYDILAQWDNGTLGLFTGWPGGAFSTQIVVGTGDWDKMNITVGKWSAAERFPGVVGYFPDGGLRYYPNTMGRALIYRVDIGSGWAGMGLTMADWNADGANDILATTTSGHLLSYPGNGSGGFAGLPTTIGSGWGTMKALVPSFGLSGPGTRSITAHTVDGYLVDYALGAGVWGAQRQVGNGWNGMKLFK
- a CDS encoding N(5)-(carboxyethyl)ornithine synthase translates to MTAPTGQLSIGVLASSLKPNERRLPIHPQHLERIAPEVRGQLRFEHGYGERFGVPDSKLESLVGGLGTREELIANSDVILLPKPQAQDLAELRDGQTLWGWPHCVQDRAITQLAIDKKLTLIAFEAMNHWAGDGGFGLHVFHKNNELAGYCSVLHALALTGSTGDYGRRLSAVVIGFGATARGAVTALNAHGIHDVQVLTNRGVAAVGSPIHSVRIVQFDHDSKAPFLSEVITDKGRKPLAPFLAAADIVVNCTLQDPNAPLTYLRTEDLAEFQPDSLIVDVSCDEGMGFSWARTTTFDEPMFRVGGHVNYYAVDHSPSYLWNSASWEISEALLPFLDTVVAGPEGWDANDTISRAIEIRDGVIRNPDVLEFQGRSAEYPHIPAA
- a CDS encoding MFS transporter, with protein sequence MAPPPPSAANVSQPVIDSLSAPQPPDTVTQPLAVVSEKLPWRHTFISLKVPNFRIFAIGHFIAVIAIWMQRIAQDWMVLQLSGSVTAVGITVALQFMPSLFLGPWGGMIADRFAKRKILIICQSAAAVLASLLAVLSLSGRVEVWHVYVIALALGFVTVLDQPARQVFVNELVGPKYLRNAISVNSTTFQLGGLIGPALAGVLLTAVGAGWAFAANAVACCSTVAMLLILRKDQLHLSQPTPRKKGMLREGLNYALSKPTIYWPWLMAGFVAVFAMSLPVLLAAFADHVYDAGAGGYGLLNAMVALGALAGAVASTRRRQLRLRSVVTSAGLYGLMLCVSSLMPTMVWFSVTMVLAGFWCLMFLTAANQMVQTSSNMSIRGRVMSLYLVVLIGGQAIGGPMMGWLAEHLGPHLAVLISGGVPAIAAAVVAVVLARKSSLHIKVDLRDRRRVLRIVREPQTV
- a CDS encoding LysR substrate-binding domain-containing protein — its product is MFEPVQLRSFLAVAETLSFTKAAERLGLAQPTVSQHVRKLEASAKRVLVARDTREVRLTDNGDAMAGFARSILAAHDSAARYFSGSAMRGRLRFGTADDLAITGLPRILREFRQLYPQINLELTVSQSDQLYKRLNAGQLDLVFVKWVAGAKEGTVVRHDNFAWVGVEQTILEPGAPVPLIAYPAPSLSRKLAIDALEAEGRTWRITCSTKQISGVLAAVRAGIGVAVMPASLVPEDLKVITQRFGLPPVGDVDFTLIRNPLANAEVIDALTQAIMGRTLSKSN
- a CDS encoding sugar phosphate isomerase/epimerase encodes the protein MIDLTTLADLTPGICSVTLRAHGIDEVVRISSNAGLAGIEWGTDVHVSDAESAAHAKDATAAAGLTVLSLGSYYRCGAFGDFGRALDLAASLGAPRIRVWAGELGSANASQEHWDGVVKDTRRIADLAAARGVAIAFEYHGNTLTDSPATTLDLLDRVNHANVGTYWQPAVGLSDKQALESLHEVLPHLVGVHCFSWGPEAERFPLRNRKLLWQTVTDVLRGNGKDMDIMLEFVEDDLPDNVLNDAAFLHTITLGED
- a CDS encoding alpha/beta hydrolase, producing MTAAEAQAPRALTVIPAVGPSGLAAPAVLVLPGGGYAKTADHEAEPVAEWLASLGIHAFVLRYPVAPHRHPVPLAAARQAMIWIRNGGHGLKVDPSRVGVLGFSAGGHLAAALSVQVPAGDPALDIRESVPDLSILCYPVISFVDSVHQGSVDNLAGEGAGPEILRQLSAELHVTPATPPAFLWHTADDESVPVSHSLAYAGALSRAGVATELHVFPNGIHGIGLAAGTPGAEQWTGLCAAWLRRMGWTA
- a CDS encoding LacI family DNA-binding transcriptional regulator, with the translated sequence MAASTLSEVARLAGVSLATASRVLNGSSRKPAEDIAQRVREAADKLGYVPNAQAQALAKSSSGLIGLIVHDIADPYFSAIARGVQEAARQQNRMVLLASTSGTPHDEKEAVAAFAARRADSIVIAGSRSVRAEDKQGNSELAAELDRYCRNGGHVGVVGHPVVGASTTEGYHVVKVPNEELAAGLAAELAATHDGEFLIVAGPEGLYTSDDRVRGFQRGLEDAGRPTAEIIRTGFNRAGGYEAGLALADRIKASQERLCIFAVNDVMAIGVTAALRPEGVWIPRDATIAGFDDIETLRDFRPALSTVHLPLEDIGRLAAGDPDTPPVSGAVKLRRSTETPVESQV